A window of Methanobrevibacter boviskoreani JH1 genomic DNA:
TCAAAAATGATTAATCCTGGAAACATTCTATTTTTTAAATTGATTTAAGTATAATTGCTGTTTTAAAAAAAAGTTTATATAAAAAGTAATAATCAGTTAAGACTTTGTTGTTTAATAAAATGAATCAGTATTTAAAAAATTATGGTCTATATCCATTAACCATTTTACTGGATTCGGCAAGTTTCAATTAATTTTGATTTTACAATGTATATTCATTAACCATCTCACCGGACTTAGCAAGTCTAATCAGTCTTTCAATCCTTTCAAATTCTTTATCGCTTAGCACTGGTTCAAGGTTTTCCACATCAATTTTACAATCTTTGATGTGGGAATATAATTTTCCAGGACTTCTCTCTAACATTAGGGGTTGATCTAATTTATAAACTCTAAGTAGCCATAGATAGATATTGTTCTGTGATAACTCCTGGGCAATGAATCTGGTAGTAACTATGCTAAGGTAATTATAGTTTATTAATTTTATGAATGGTATATTTATTATGTCCTTAACTTCTGCATAATATTTGACTTCATATTTCTTATCCTCCCTTGTAGGATATAGATTATCTTTTACAAATTCCTCATGTTTCTGTTTAAAACCATTTAATGTATCTTTTTTATTTGCATAAGTAATTGTAGGGTATAATAGGAAATTATCTTGTTTACTTTTGTATTTTTTAAATAGTACTGATTGTTTTCCCTGTCCTAACGCTTCTATAAGAACGTTCCACTCATTCATACAATTATTTATGTATCTACTCATATTTTCACGAATCTTTTAAAATTTTTATATGGAAATCTTTATTAAAAATTTTATTATACGTGTTTTGGAGTTGTTTCTTCATTTATGGTATTATAAATGAAACTGTGTTGACTTTTTTACTTCATTTTTTTTTAAATTATATGAAAATAATTTAAAATGTTGAATTTCAAGAATTTAGTTTAAAATCTAAAACTAGGATGTCAATAATCTAACAATAACAAATAAACAGATTAATATGACTATTATTAATATTACGGTTATTAAAGCGGCATTAGTATTATGGTGTGTTTCTTTCATTTTATCATCTTCATTTTTTTTATTGTAAGATCTGGAATTTTATTTACACAATTGATATAATGGTTAAACCGTTTTCAATTGTTTATATTGAATCTTTAATAAACTTTCTATTATTTTAGGATAAATATTCCATATTAAATGCACTTTTTAAAATACGCATCATTTATATATTAATCTTTACTACTTATTAAATTTTTTAATTAAATTATATTTTTATAATTTAATATCTATTGTTTTAATATTTTTATTCTATAAATATTTAGTTTTTTCATATGATTCTTATACAATTAATATTTTTTCAATTTTAATTGATGTTTTTAAATTAATGTTAATTATTTGTTTTTAATTTTAACATATTAAACTTTATATACAATTTTTTTAAAAAGCTGTTTAAAGACTTATTTATGCTATCTTAGAAAAAACCTGAGATTAATATGGAATTTTCTTGTCACTTAAATTACTTGTAATTTAATCTTAAAGAAATGTTTTTATCTGAATAATTTTAAACATATATCTGTTTTATATAAATTTTTATTGAGGTGTTTAATTTGATTACTCTATTTTTCTCAGGTACCGGTAATTGTTTATATGTTGCAAAAGAGATAGGTGGGGAAGTTTTAAATATTTCAGAATTATTGTGGTCTGATGAATATAACATTGAGGATGATGTGGTAGGCTTTGTTTTTCCATGTTATTATTATGGGGTTCCTAGAATCGTTGAAAGATTTATGAATGCTATGCAGGTTAAAGCAGATTATATTTTTGTTGTTGTAACTTATGGAACAACAGATGCAGGTACACTTGGTGACTGTGAAAGAATTCTTAAAAAAAGGGGATTAGAAATAGATTACTTCAATGATATTTGTATGGTTGATAATTATCTTCCTGTTTTTGACATGGATAAGGAAATTAAAAAGAAGGATGATGCTGAGATTCAGAGGAAAATTGATGAGATAGTATCTGATATCTATTCTAAAAAGGTTTATAAACCTAAAATCTCCATAATGGATAAAGTATTAACTAAGGCGTGTTCTGCAAAACGTCATAGGGGTGTGGTTGATGATGTGGATAAAAGGTTTACAGTTGATGATAATTGTACTGTATGCCGATTATGTGAAACGGTATGTCCTGTAAGAAATATTAGATTAACGGATTCTGAGGATAAAACCTTTAGATTTAATCATAGATGTGAATTTTGCATGGCATGTATTAATGTGTGTCCCCGCTCTGCAATTCATGTTAAATCTGAAAAAAGCAGTAAAAGATATATAAATCCACATATTAAAGTTAAAGAACTTAAAGTAGATTAAATATCGCTATTTTATTTGTTTCCTTTTAAGGGTCTAAAAATAGAATCTAATAGGTTAAAGTTCTATTTTATCTCTTTTTTTATAATATAAAAATAGAACTTAATAAATTAAAATTTCATCTGATTTCTTAATTGTCCACATACTCTTTTAATCCATTATAAAAACTTTTTAAAATCTCCTCACTAAATTGCTGTATTAATGTTTCACTATCCTTTGTCTTGATCTTGATAGTGCTTATTTTATCTGGAATAAATTCAATATCTGTAATGTCTTTATAGTATATCTTCTCTATACCTTTAGGCTTTGCTGTAAATGTTGATCTTTTCTCAATTAAAATGTTATCATCATCGAGAATGCATTTGCATCTTACATATTCATCTTTCTTTTTTCCTAAAAAGTTTTTTCCAGTCTCTAAAGTATTTCCATCCATTACATATATCTTATCATCTTCAGGGGCTTCGTCCTCAGGATCTGTTTCCTGACTATCCTCGGATTCCATGTCTTCGTTATGTGGTATGTCCTCTCCCCTAAGTTCGCTTCTTCTTTCAAATACCTTGTTTTTAGGTGTGTTTGTTAATTCAGCCACAAGTTCACAATAACGATTCTCAACTTTATCTGCTGTAAGTATTCCTGAGTCCGCTTCCTGTATCATTCTCTTTCTTGCCTCGGCCCAAAGATAGGTGTCTTTGGTAAAAGTAGATATAATATCCATAGGCTCTCCACTACATCTAATTTTACCTAGGTAATCGT
This region includes:
- a CDS encoding DUF1802 family protein, producing MSRYINNCMNEWNVLIEALGQGKQSVLFKKYKSKQDNFLLYPTITYANKKDTLNGFKQKHEEFVKDNLYPTREDKKYEVKYYAEVKDIINIPFIKLINYNYLSIVTTRFIAQELSQNNIYLWLLRVYKLDQPLMLERSPGKLYSHIKDCKIDVENLEPVLSDKEFERIERLIRLAKSGEMVNEYTL
- a CDS encoding EFR1 family ferrodoxin (N-terminal region resembles flavodoxins. C-terminal ferrodoxin region binds two 4Fe-4S clusters.); this translates as MITLFFSGTGNCLYVAKEIGGEVLNISELLWSDEYNIEDDVVGFVFPCYYYGVPRIVERFMNAMQVKADYIFVVVTYGTTDAGTLGDCERILKKRGLEIDYFNDICMVDNYLPVFDMDKEIKKKDDAEIQRKIDEIVSDIYSKKVYKPKISIMDKVLTKACSAKRHRGVVDDVDKRFTVDDNCTVCRLCETVCPVRNIRLTDSEDKTFRFNHRCEFCMACINVCPRSAIHVKSEKSSKRYINPHIKVKELKVD